The stretch of DNA AAATAAAGATTTTGACATAAATGTCCGGCATCTATTGCAATAACCTTATGGGCAAAATGACTGTATCTCCATTCAGTTCTATAAGGTATAACTGACCAGATAAAGGTAATTGCACTTTCTTTGACAAATCTTTGTTTGGAGCAGGCATTATATATTTTTTTATTTAAATCTTTATCTCCTTTAATAAATAATAATTTATGCTCAATAGGTAGATATCGATATAAACCTTCTTTAATCTCTTTAACTCTTTTTATATGTAAATAAGTTTCAAAAGGATGACGAGCACCTGCTGATGGTACATTTCTCAGACTGTCATTTTCTTTTAACCCCTGAGTAGTCCAGAGTAAATAAGAAAGCTCTTCTTTTGTTAAGTAATCATCTTTATATCTTCTTCTGCTTCTTCTCTTTTCAATTACCTCTTTTATTTTCATATTACCTAAATTAATATTTTCCGGTTCTATTAAATCAATTAATTCACTATTTTCAGGATAATCCTTTTGGATTGGTGGCTTGGGAATATCATTTGCCTGATCCCTTTCTAAATCATCCCATTTTTTCCAGTTGCTTGCCTTTAAAAATTCTCTATTTTTATTAATTTTATCCATTTAATATCCCTCCAAATTTTATTTTTTGGCTACTATTAGAAATCTATGTTCCTCAATATCTATATAACCTTTTTCTTGAATTTGGGTGTGTAATTTTTTTAATGAGTCATAATAATTATCAACACTAAAATCTGGTATCTGCCATGGTACTGCTTTTAAATAATAAATAATAGCACCTATATCATAAAATCTCAATCCTGGAAAATCTTCATGTTTCTCAATTATTTTTAGTTCTTCTTTTTTTAATTCATTAACTGCTGAATCTAATTGCCATTCAGGCATTCCAAAATCACCATCATAATCTA from Halanaerobiales bacterium encodes:
- a CDS encoding SagB/ThcOx family dehydrogenase, producing MDKINKNREFLKASNWKKWDDLERDQANDIPKPPIQKDYPENSELIDLIEPENINLGNMKIKEVIEKRRSRRRYKDDYLTKEELSYLLWTTQGLKENDSLRNVPSAGARHPFETYLHIKRVKEIKEGLYRYLPIEHKLLFIKGDKDLNKKIYNACSKQRFVKESAITFIWSVIPYRTEWRYSHFAHKVIAIDAGHLCQNLY